In Flavobacterium sp. WV_118_3, one DNA window encodes the following:
- a CDS encoding helix-turn-helix transcriptional regulator, with protein sequence MNTTTPAKVHQGRNVKRFREVQGIKQEALAYEIGEDWNQQKISLLEQKEIIDKDLLEKLATALKVPVEAIENFDEDMTMNIISNTFNSSDTSTINTSGTGGTARDYSHCHFNPIDKLIESYEENKKLYERLLETEKEKVALLEKLLENK encoded by the coding sequence GCAATGTAAAACGCTTCCGCGAAGTACAAGGAATAAAACAGGAAGCGCTCGCCTATGAAATTGGTGAAGACTGGAACCAACAAAAAATTTCATTGCTGGAGCAAAAAGAAATTATCGATAAAGACCTATTAGAAAAACTCGCCACGGCTTTAAAAGTGCCCGTCGAAGCGATCGAAAATTTTGACGAAGATATGACCATGAATATTATTTCGAATACTTTTAATAGTAGCGATACTTCTACAATTAATACATCAGGAACTGGAGGTACTGCAAGAGATTATAGTCATTGCCATTTTAACCCGATAGACAAGCTCATCGAATCGTATGAAGAAAATAAAAAGTTATACGAGCGGCTGCTCGAAACCGAAAAAGAAAAAGTGGCTTTGCTTGAAAAGTTGCTCGAAAATAAATAA